A stretch of Saccharothrix texasensis DNA encodes these proteins:
- a CDS encoding MFS transporter, with the protein MTPGPRAGRREWWGLVVLVLVTVIISMDMTVLSYALPFISAEQAPTSSQLLWITDIYAFVLSGLLIPMGTLGDRIGRRKLLIIGAALFGVASAASAYAATPEALIGTRALMGAAGATLMPSTMSLIRTMFRDEGQRRAAIGIWASGFSAGGAIGLLVGGGLLQSFHWGSVFLINLPIMLVLVVLAPLLLPEYRNPRAGRFDLLSTLLVFVAVLPVVWGIKECAEGGASTPALVAVVVGLLFVPIFVWRQRGLDDPMVDVRLFRKAAFSAALVTSLLTNFALVGFLFFTSQYLQLVLGLRPFEAGLWSLPQVFTAAIGAAVLAPALAARFRHAVVIVIGLLVGGCGFLLMTRVGVDHGLAEAVIGQALSALGMAMVLTLTAELVVTNAPPERAGAASGLSETGSQLGGALGVALLGSLGAFVYRSGLADVDAPADAVAAARETLGSALEAAGRLPTAAGDLLAGAARSAFVDEVHASAYAVTGTLLVTAVVAFALLRKVARPTPPPATPPERNTEDDDPAAAVEQEPGAQKAAEQDAEPEDTVPV; encoded by the coding sequence ATGACTCCCGGCCCACGTGCAGGAAGGCGCGAGTGGTGGGGACTGGTCGTCCTCGTGCTCGTCACCGTGATCATCAGCATGGACATGACCGTGCTGTCCTACGCCCTGCCGTTCATCAGCGCCGAGCAGGCGCCGACGAGCAGCCAGCTGCTCTGGATCACCGACATCTACGCCTTCGTGCTGTCCGGGCTGCTGATCCCGATGGGCACGCTCGGCGACCGGATCGGACGGCGGAAGCTGCTGATCATCGGGGCCGCGCTGTTCGGCGTCGCCTCCGCCGCGTCGGCCTACGCCGCCACCCCCGAGGCGCTGATCGGCACCCGGGCGTTGATGGGCGCGGCGGGAGCCACGCTCATGCCCTCCACCATGTCGTTGATCCGGACCATGTTCCGCGACGAGGGCCAGCGCCGGGCCGCCATCGGCATCTGGGCCTCGGGCTTCTCCGCCGGCGGGGCCATCGGGCTGCTGGTCGGCGGCGGCCTGCTCCAGTCGTTCCACTGGGGTTCCGTGTTCCTGATCAACCTGCCGATCATGCTGGTGCTGGTGGTGCTCGCACCGCTGCTGCTGCCCGAGTACCGCAACCCGCGGGCGGGCCGGTTCGACCTGCTCAGCACCCTGTTGGTGTTCGTCGCCGTGCTGCCGGTGGTCTGGGGCATCAAGGAGTGCGCCGAGGGCGGCGCCTCCACGCCCGCGCTGGTCGCGGTCGTCGTGGGACTGCTGTTCGTGCCGATCTTCGTCTGGCGGCAGCGCGGGCTCGACGACCCGATGGTCGACGTGCGGCTGTTCCGCAAGGCGGCGTTCTCCGCGGCGCTGGTCACCAGCCTGCTGACCAACTTCGCGCTCGTCGGGTTCCTCTTCTTCACCAGCCAGTACCTCCAGCTGGTGCTGGGGCTGCGGCCGTTCGAGGCCGGGCTGTGGTCGCTGCCGCAGGTGTTCACCGCCGCGATCGGCGCCGCGGTGCTCGCACCCGCGCTGGCCGCGAGGTTCCGGCACGCCGTCGTGATCGTGATCGGGTTGCTCGTCGGCGGCTGCGGTTTCCTGCTGATGACCCGGGTCGGCGTCGACCACGGGCTGGCCGAGGCCGTGATCGGCCAGGCGCTCAGCGCGCTGGGCATGGCGATGGTGCTCACCCTGACCGCCGAACTGGTGGTGACCAACGCGCCACCGGAGCGGGCGGGCGCGGCGTCGGGCTTGTCCGAGACCGGCAGCCAGCTGGGCGGCGCGCTCGGTGTCGCGCTGCTGGGCAGCCTGGGCGCGTTCGTCTACCGCTCGGGGTTGGCCGACGTGGACGCGCCGGCCGACGCCGTCGCCGCGGCCCGGGAGACCCTCGGCTCGGCGCTGGAAGCCGCCGGGCGACTGCCCACCGCCGCGGGGGACCTGCTGGCCGGGGCCGCGCGGTCGGCGTTCGTGGACGAGGTGCACGCCTCGGCCTACGCCGTGACCGGCACGCTGCTGGTCACCGCCGTGGTCGCGTTCGCCCTGCTGCGCAAGGTCGCCCGCCCGACGCCACCGCCCGCCACGCCGCCGGAGCGGAACACCGAGGACGACGACCCGGCCGCCGCGGTCGAGCAGGAACCCGGCGCGCAGAAGGCCGCCGAGCAGGATGCCGAGCCCGAGGACACGGTCCCGGTCTGA
- a CDS encoding TetR/AcrR family transcriptional regulator: MGHREQLLTGAKQCLYERGYASTTARDIVAASNTNLASIGYHFGSKDALLSAALVAAFEEWGTEIDRVMAAAGSDGTVADRLEAMWAGVLESFTSHRPLWVAGLEAFALAERMPELRERLATTYRRARPSLGGLAVPDGGEEDPTRLAAGSFLLAVMMGLTVQSLIDPTAMPTASDLLSAVRAITDRLDVRFPETASAVAPAEDDEAARDAPVTHP, translated from the coding sequence ATGGGTCACCGGGAACAATTGCTCACCGGGGCTAAGCAGTGCCTCTACGAGCGCGGCTACGCAAGTACGACGGCTCGCGACATCGTCGCCGCCTCGAACACCAACCTGGCGTCCATCGGTTACCACTTCGGGTCGAAGGACGCCCTGCTCAGCGCGGCCCTGGTCGCCGCGTTCGAGGAGTGGGGCACCGAGATCGACCGGGTCATGGCCGCGGCCGGCTCGGACGGCACCGTGGCGGACCGGCTGGAAGCCATGTGGGCGGGCGTGCTGGAGTCGTTCACCAGCCACCGGCCGCTGTGGGTGGCCGGTCTGGAGGCCTTCGCCCTGGCCGAGCGGATGCCCGAGCTGCGCGAGCGCCTGGCCACGACCTACCGCCGCGCCCGCCCGTCGCTGGGCGGCTTGGCGGTGCCGGACGGGGGCGAGGAGGACCCGACCCGGCTGGCGGCCGGGTCGTTCCTGCTGGCCGTGATGATGGGGCTGACCGTGCAGAGCCTCATCGACCCGACCGCGATGCCGACCGCGTCGGACCTGCTCTCGGCGGTCCGGGCCATCACCGACCGCCTGGACGTCCGGTTCCCGGAGACCGCCTCCGCCGTCGCGCCGGCCGAGGACGACGAGGCCGCGCGGGACGCCCCGGTCACCCACCCCTGA
- a CDS encoding thioesterase II family protein codes for MTAATGTWLRRFQPTADAPTRLVCLPHAGGSATWFAPLARRHAPHLDVLAAQYPARQDRRGEPPVPSITGLAAGVVADLLPLADRPIALFGHSMGATVAYEAARLLRGHGVTPVALFASSRRPPATHRGEVLHTKPDADLLRELDALGGTDLRLLDRELLDLALAALRVDYQAVEDYEHVPGEPLTCPVTALVGDADPKVTPEEAAGWAACTTGPFTREVFPGGHFFLTGHVDAVDALITSRLVAAPR; via the coding sequence GTGACGGCGGCGACGGGGACCTGGTTGCGCCGGTTCCAGCCGACGGCCGACGCGCCCACCCGCCTGGTCTGCCTGCCGCACGCGGGCGGCTCGGCCACCTGGTTCGCGCCGTTGGCCCGCAGGCACGCGCCGCACCTGGACGTGCTGGCGGCGCAGTACCCGGCGCGGCAGGACCGGCGCGGGGAACCGCCCGTGCCGTCGATCACCGGCTTGGCCGCGGGCGTCGTGGCCGACCTGCTGCCGCTGGCGGACCGGCCGATCGCGCTGTTCGGGCACAGCATGGGCGCGACCGTGGCCTACGAGGCGGCGCGGCTGCTGCGGGGGCACGGCGTGACCCCGGTGGCGTTGTTCGCCTCCTCCCGCAGACCACCGGCGACGCACCGGGGCGAGGTGCTGCACACCAAACCGGACGCGGACCTGCTGCGCGAGCTGGACGCGCTGGGCGGCACCGACCTCCGGTTGCTGGACCGGGAGCTGCTGGACCTGGCGCTGGCCGCGCTGCGGGTGGACTACCAGGCGGTGGAGGACTACGAGCACGTGCCGGGCGAGCCGCTGACGTGCCCGGTGACCGCGCTCGTCGGCGACGCGGACCCCAAGGTGACCCCGGAGGAGGCGGCGGGCTGGGCGGCGTGCACCACCGGGCCGTTCACCCGGGAGGTGTTCCCCGGCGGCCACTTCTTCCTGACCGGGCACGTCGACGCGGTCGACGCGCTGATCACGTCGCGGCTCGTGGCGGCGCCGAGGTGA
- a CDS encoding ATP-binding cassette domain-containing protein has protein sequence MSVTLASEQVGCGRARVAPGRAAVSRLSGVGKQFGDRVVLRDVDLVVPVGAVVGVVGGPGSGKTTVACLAAGLLPPDEGVVELVGRDPWDGGRRPVVGLVPDRVPVSDRLTCREVLLHVALFRGFPPVVAARRVDSLLAVCQLADSAGVVVAECTAGQRLLVRLAATLLGEPRLLVLDDALDVDRWALDVVRAVSREFVATGGGVLCVVGQAWQAAWCDVRLELAPPALRPLDERSRRR, from the coding sequence ATGAGCGTGACGCTGGCAAGCGAGCAGGTCGGGTGCGGTCGGGCGCGGGTGGCTCCCGGACGTGCGGCCGTGTCGAGGTTGTCCGGGGTCGGCAAGCAGTTCGGCGACCGGGTCGTGCTGCGCGACGTCGACCTGGTGGTGCCCGTCGGGGCCGTGGTCGGCGTGGTCGGCGGCCCGGGGAGCGGGAAGACGACGGTCGCCTGCCTGGCGGCCGGGTTGCTGCCGCCCGACGAAGGGGTGGTGGAACTGGTCGGGCGCGACCCGTGGGACGGGGGCCGCCGGCCGGTCGTCGGGCTGGTGCCCGACCGCGTGCCGGTGAGCGACCGGCTGACGTGCCGCGAGGTGCTGCTGCACGTGGCGCTGTTCCGGGGTTTCCCGCCCGTCGTGGCCGCGCGGCGGGTGGACTCGCTGCTGGCGGTGTGCCAACTCGCCGACAGCGCGGGCGTGGTGGTGGCGGAGTGCACCGCCGGGCAGCGGCTGCTGGTGCGGTTGGCCGCGACGCTGCTGGGCGAACCCCGGCTGCTGGTCCTCGACGACGCGCTCGACGTCGACCGCTGGGCCCTCGACGTGGTCCGGGCGGTGTCGCGCGAGTTCGTCGCGACCGGCGGCGGCGTGCTGTGCGTGGTCGGCCAGGCGTGGCAGGCGGCGTGGTGCGACGTGCGGCTGGAGCTGGCGCCGCCCGCGCTGCGCCCCCTGGACGAACGATCCCGTCGCCGGTGA
- a CDS encoding GH92 family glycosyl hydrolase, whose protein sequence is MPLRRGTTLLLAAALALGGTPAVAAAAAPADVDPTTLVNPFVGTQNFGNTFPGVSMPFGMVQVSPDTGGQGGYDYQQQEIHGFSQTHLSGVGCGVAGELPVMPTTGPVDNVDTAGYRSKYSHADEEARPGYYRVGLSRYGVNAELTATPRTGWQRHTFPAGAQANVLFNTGKANQQVLDSEVHVVGDRTVEGRIKAGRFCAGHDEHTVYFTATFDRPFASFGTWRGTTRAPGAPDAAGQGGNGAWVTFDATADRDVVLKVGLSYTGMDGARKNLAAETGDSYDFEATKARAHQAWVERLNAIRIDGGAPERRTAFYTALYHSLLHPNLAGDVDGRYVGFDGLPHVADGFTPYQNLSLWDTYRPQNQLLELLEPQVARDVALSVVASGRDGGWLPRWALANSETNIMTGDPVTPFLVEAWSKGLLAGHEEEAYELLKRNATTTPPADSPYNGRSGVEFYRDRGYIPSGLTLGADCAHKGGDNDCVHPASATLEYAAADASLAVMARGLGKHDDARVFAERGQWYRNLWDASIGHFRPRTVDGTWVTPYNPVDAGHQFHEGGAFQYQWLVPQDPNGLVELMGGWRATEQRLDAFFAYDELLADPAGTVREDWITQPYDYYGKPTYNPNNEPDLLAPYFYLSTGTPAKTATVVRAAMTLFTTGPDGMTGNDDLGTMSAWYVFSSLGLYPTMSGGDFLALSSPQFPGATVRTGSRTLTITAPGASDANRYVQQVTFNGRDVRKTWLDWDAVAGGGTVAHRLGTTPSSWGTGPGAEPPSINRAQADGRRHVDASLRQASAVVPTADAPQTVELTLDVLAQAPGSVPVGITATAPDGWSVTPADRLVVKSGRLPTQRTVSVVATVPAGTPVGRYPVRVTVTGPNTVVREAVVEVRRAATCAVAGAQCAVDLTGELNHDGTATVAASDQGDFDGSGWSYDAALLPAAGPVALGGVTYQAPDASGTAANFVEARGQAVLLPAGEHSALRLVASAHNGPVTAAVTVRYADGTTAEVPMTVGDWAGSGGSVVLEMPHRIKAGQGVDGPPVRLFGLSLPLDPAKAVHSVTLPDDPRVEVYAITLA, encoded by the coding sequence ATGCCGCTCAGACGAGGCACCACGCTCCTGCTCGCCGCCGCGCTGGCCCTCGGGGGGACACCGGCGGTCGCGGCGGCCGCCGCTCCCGCCGACGTGGACCCGACCACCCTGGTGAACCCGTTCGTCGGCACCCAGAACTTCGGCAACACGTTCCCCGGCGTGAGCATGCCGTTCGGCATGGTCCAGGTCAGCCCGGACACCGGCGGCCAGGGCGGGTACGACTACCAGCAGCAGGAGATCCACGGCTTCAGCCAGACGCACCTGTCGGGCGTCGGCTGCGGCGTGGCCGGCGAGCTGCCGGTCATGCCGACCACCGGCCCGGTGGACAACGTTGACACCGCGGGTTACCGGTCGAAGTACTCCCACGCCGACGAGGAGGCGCGGCCGGGCTACTACCGCGTCGGGCTGTCCCGCTACGGGGTGAACGCCGAGCTGACCGCCACGCCGCGCACCGGCTGGCAGCGCCACACGTTCCCGGCGGGCGCGCAGGCGAACGTCCTGTTCAACACCGGCAAGGCGAACCAGCAGGTGCTGGACTCCGAGGTGCACGTCGTCGGCGACCGGACGGTGGAGGGCCGGATCAAGGCCGGGCGGTTCTGCGCCGGGCACGACGAGCACACCGTGTACTTCACGGCCACGTTCGACCGGCCGTTCGCGAGCTTCGGCACCTGGCGCGGCACGACCCGCGCGCCGGGCGCGCCGGACGCGGCGGGCCAGGGCGGCAACGGCGCGTGGGTGACGTTCGACGCGACGGCCGACCGGGACGTGGTGCTGAAGGTCGGCCTGTCCTACACCGGGATGGACGGCGCGCGGAAGAACCTCGCCGCGGAGACCGGCGACTCCTACGACTTCGAGGCGACGAAGGCCCGGGCGCACCAGGCCTGGGTGGAGCGGCTGAACGCGATCCGGATCGACGGCGGCGCGCCGGAGCGGCGGACCGCGTTCTACACCGCGCTCTACCACTCGCTGCTGCACCCGAACCTGGCCGGCGACGTGGACGGCCGGTACGTGGGCTTCGACGGCCTGCCGCACGTCGCGGACGGCTTCACGCCCTACCAGAACCTCTCGTTGTGGGACACCTACCGACCGCAGAACCAGCTGTTGGAGCTGCTGGAACCCCAGGTGGCCCGGGACGTGGCGCTGTCCGTGGTCGCGAGCGGCCGCGACGGCGGGTGGCTGCCGCGCTGGGCGCTGGCCAACAGCGAGACCAACATCATGACCGGCGACCCGGTGACGCCGTTCCTGGTCGAGGCGTGGTCGAAGGGCCTGCTCGCCGGGCACGAGGAAGAGGCCTACGAGCTGCTCAAGCGCAACGCCACCACCACCCCTCCGGCCGACTCGCCGTACAACGGGCGCTCCGGGGTGGAGTTCTACCGCGACCGCGGCTACATCCCGTCCGGGTTGACGCTCGGCGCCGACTGCGCGCACAAGGGCGGCGACAACGACTGCGTGCACCCGGCGTCGGCGACGCTGGAGTACGCGGCGGCGGACGCGTCGCTCGCCGTCATGGCGCGCGGCCTGGGCAAGCACGACGACGCACGCGTGTTCGCCGAGCGCGGGCAGTGGTACCGCAACCTGTGGGACGCCTCGATCGGCCACTTCCGCCCCCGCACGGTCGACGGCACGTGGGTGACGCCGTACAACCCGGTCGACGCCGGTCACCAGTTCCACGAGGGCGGCGCGTTCCAGTACCAGTGGCTGGTGCCGCAGGACCCGAACGGCCTGGTGGAGCTGATGGGCGGCTGGCGGGCGACCGAGCAGCGGCTCGACGCGTTCTTCGCCTACGACGAGCTGCTCGCCGACCCGGCCGGGACCGTGCGCGAGGACTGGATCACGCAGCCCTACGACTACTACGGCAAGCCGACCTACAACCCGAACAACGAACCCGACCTGCTCGCGCCGTACTTCTACCTGTCCACCGGCACGCCCGCGAAGACGGCGACCGTGGTGCGCGCGGCGATGACGTTGTTCACCACCGGTCCGGACGGCATGACCGGCAACGACGACCTGGGCACGATGTCGGCCTGGTACGTGTTCTCGTCGCTCGGCCTGTACCCGACGATGAGCGGCGGCGACTTCCTCGCCCTGTCCAGCCCGCAGTTCCCGGGCGCGACCGTCCGGACCGGGAGCAGGACGCTGACCATCACCGCGCCGGGCGCCAGTGACGCCAACCGGTACGTCCAGCAGGTGACGTTCAACGGCCGGGACGTGCGCAAGACGTGGCTGGACTGGGACGCGGTGGCGGGCGGCGGCACGGTGGCGCACCGGCTCGGCACCACGCCGTCGTCCTGGGGCACCGGTCCCGGCGCCGAGCCGCCGTCGATCAACCGCGCGCAGGCCGACGGGCGGCGGCACGTGGACGCGTCGCTGCGGCAGGCGTCGGCGGTCGTGCCGACGGCTGACGCGCCGCAGACCGTCGAGCTGACCCTGGACGTGCTCGCCCAGGCGCCCGGCTCGGTGCCCGTCGGCATCACGGCGACCGCGCCGGACGGCTGGTCGGTGACGCCCGCGGACCGGTTGGTGGTCAAGTCGGGCCGGTTGCCGACCCAGCGGACGGTGTCGGTGGTGGCGACGGTGCCGGCCGGCACGCCGGTCGGCCGCTACCCGGTGCGGGTCACCGTGACCGGGCCGAACACCGTGGTGCGCGAGGCGGTGGTGGAGGTCCGGCGGGCGGCGACGTGCGCGGTGGCGGGCGCGCAGTGCGCGGTCGACCTGACCGGCGAGCTCAACCACGACGGCACGGCCACGGTCGCCGCGTCCGACCAGGGCGACTTCGACGGCTCGGGCTGGAGCTACGACGCCGCGCTGCTGCCCGCCGCCGGTCCGGTGGCGCTGGGCGGCGTGACCTACCAGGCGCCGGACGCGTCCGGCACGGCGGCGAACTTCGTGGAGGCACGCGGGCAGGCGGTGCTGCTGCCCGCCGGCGAGCACTCCGCGCTGCGGCTCGTGGCCTCGGCGCACAACGGCCCGGTGACCGCCGCGGTGACCGTGCGGTACGCCGACGGCACCACGGCGGAGGTGCCGATGACGGTCGGCGACTGGGCCGGCTCCGGCGGCTCGGTGGTGCTGGAGATGCCGCACCGCATCAAGGCGGGTCAGGGTGTGGACGGGCCGCCGGTGCGCCTGTTCGGCCTGTCCCTGCCGCTCGACCCGGCCAAGGCGGTGCACTCCGTGACGCTGCCCGACGACCCGCGCGTGGAGGTGTACGCGATCACGCTGGCCTAG
- a CDS encoding glucose 1-dehydrogenase, with amino-acid sequence MGRAYEVSGLTRHCRRPSIAARMVSRPAHHRPPVALAIPVIHRVPEEHPMPRFDNQTVLVTGGTGGQGSSHARAFHAEGANVVIGDIDAERGAALADELGTRARFAHLDVTDESSWSAAVLVAESAFGALNVLVNNAGVQNPPATIEDTDQATWSRILDVNLTGTFLGIKAAAPALRRAAGGAIVNIASTMGLGGTAHYAPYVAGKWAVRGLTRTAALELGRDRIRVNTIHPGVIATSFIHEPAAGAVAAIADFYSPEPFAIPRLGEPADVSRLLLFLASSDASFITGSEYVIDGGLLLGPALQAEAA; translated from the coding sequence ATGGGGCGAGCATACGAGGTGAGTGGCTTGACTCGCCATTGTCGTCGTCCTAGCATCGCGGCCAGGATGGTGAGTCGACCGGCTCACCACCGGCCGCCGGTCGCACTGGCGATCCCGGTCATCCACCGCGTACCGGAGGAGCACCCGATGCCCCGCTTCGACAACCAGACCGTGCTCGTGACCGGTGGGACCGGCGGTCAGGGCTCGAGCCACGCGCGCGCCTTCCACGCGGAGGGGGCGAACGTGGTGATCGGCGACATCGACGCGGAACGCGGCGCCGCTCTCGCCGACGAACTCGGGACCCGCGCCCGCTTCGCCCACCTCGACGTCACCGACGAGAGCTCGTGGTCGGCCGCCGTGCTGGTCGCCGAGAGCGCCTTCGGCGCCCTGAACGTGCTCGTCAACAACGCGGGCGTGCAGAACCCGCCTGCGACGATCGAGGACACGGACCAGGCCACGTGGTCGCGCATCCTCGACGTCAACCTCACCGGGACCTTCCTCGGCATCAAGGCCGCGGCCCCCGCTCTGCGCCGCGCGGCAGGGGGAGCCATCGTCAACATCGCCTCGACCATGGGGCTGGGAGGCACGGCTCACTACGCGCCGTACGTCGCCGGCAAGTGGGCCGTGCGAGGCCTCACCCGAACGGCAGCGCTCGAGCTCGGCCGCGACCGCATCCGGGTGAACACCATCCACCCCGGCGTGATCGCGACCTCCTTCATCCACGAACCGGCAGCCGGCGCGGTCGCGGCGATCGCCGACTTCTACTCACCCGAGCCGTTCGCCATCCCCCGGCTCGGGGAGCCGGCCGACGTCAGCCGTCTCCTGCTGTTCCTCGCGTCATCGGACGCGTCGTTCATCACGGGGTCCGAGTACGTCATCGACGGCGGACTCCTCCTCGGGCCCGCCCTCCAGGCCGAGGCCGCATGA
- a CDS encoding TetR/AcrR family transcriptional regulator, with protein sequence MSGIVTTYHQRVAQEKRALIVAAATALFLELGYDRTSLARIAERSGVSRATLFKQFPTKAALFDAIVTESWSAADEEDPPPAGNVVDGLSTLGRRYAELLGRDQMTDLFRIVIAELPRFPELAQAQFSRGKMPYFESVRRYLRAEHEAGTVRVEDVDLAATQFLGMISNYVFWPTLLVPGWEVSAERVAQVVDEAVRTTAARYATTGPGASTDD encoded by the coding sequence ATGAGCGGGATCGTGACGACGTACCACCAGCGCGTCGCCCAGGAGAAGCGCGCGCTGATCGTGGCGGCCGCGACCGCGCTGTTCCTCGAGTTGGGCTACGACCGGACGTCGCTGGCGCGGATCGCCGAGCGCTCGGGCGTGTCGCGGGCCACCTTGTTCAAGCAGTTCCCGACCAAAGCAGCCCTGTTCGACGCCATCGTGACCGAGTCCTGGTCGGCCGCCGACGAGGAGGACCCCCCGCCGGCAGGCAACGTCGTCGACGGGCTGAGCACCCTCGGTCGCCGATACGCCGAGCTGCTGGGCCGTGACCAAATGACCGACCTGTTCAGGATCGTCATCGCCGAGCTCCCGCGGTTCCCCGAGCTGGCCCAGGCGCAGTTCTCACGCGGGAAGATGCCCTACTTCGAGTCCGTGCGCCGCTACCTCCGGGCCGAGCACGAGGCGGGCACGGTGCGGGTCGAGGACGTGGACCTCGCGGCCACCCAGTTCCTGGGCATGATCTCCAACTACGTCTTCTGGCCGACACTCCTGGTGCCGGGCTGGGAGGTGAGCGCCGAACGCGTCGCCCAGGTGGTCGACGAGGCCGTCCGCACCACCGCCGCCCGGTACGCCACGACCGGACCAGGGGCGTCCACCGACGACTGA
- a CDS encoding ArsR/SmtB family transcription factor produces the protein MAEELFKALADRTRRRILDELVERDGQTLFELCGRLLAKYEVGLTRQAVSQHLAVLEAAGLVRSRREGRYKFHELNTEPLELIVTRWLRPEAPENTP, from the coding sequence GTGGCGGAGGAACTCTTCAAGGCGCTGGCCGACCGAACCCGCCGGCGCATCCTCGACGAACTGGTCGAACGGGACGGCCAGACCCTGTTCGAGCTCTGCGGGCGACTGCTGGCGAAGTACGAGGTGGGCCTGACCCGGCAGGCGGTGAGCCAGCACCTGGCCGTGCTGGAGGCCGCCGGGCTGGTCAGGTCACGGCGCGAGGGCCGCTACAAGTTCCACGAGTTGAACACCGAACCGCTCGAGCTCATCGTGACGCGATGGCTCAGGCCCGAAGCACCGGAGAACACCCCATGA
- a CDS encoding VOC family protein — protein MRIHLSSVFVDDQAKALSFYTDVLGFVKKNDVPLGEDRWLTVASSDDPDGTELLLEPSGHPAVQPFKDALVADGIPATAFLVDDVRAEFDRLRGLGVRFTQEPLEMGPVVTAVLDDTCGNLIQIAQYK, from the coding sequence ATGAGGATCCACCTGTCCAGTGTCTTCGTCGACGACCAGGCCAAGGCCCTGAGCTTCTACACCGACGTGCTGGGCTTCGTGAAGAAGAACGACGTCCCGCTGGGCGAGGACCGGTGGCTGACCGTGGCCTCATCCGACGATCCCGACGGCACCGAGCTGCTGCTGGAGCCCAGCGGCCACCCCGCGGTGCAGCCGTTCAAGGACGCGCTGGTCGCGGACGGCATCCCGGCCACCGCCTTCCTCGTGGACGACGTCCGCGCCGAGTTCGACCGGCTGCGCGGCCTCGGCGTCCGGTTCACCCAGGAGCCGCTGGAGATGGGCCCGGTCGTCACCGCGGTGCTGGACGACACCTGCGGCAACCTGATCCAGATCGCCCAGTACAAGTAG